From a single Vibrio sp. BS-M-Sm-2 genomic region:
- a CDS encoding catalase yields MQMSKSFLLITVGLASTSLQAQTLTRDNGAPVGDNQNSITAGENGSVLLQDVHLIQKLQRFARERIPERVVHARGTGAHGEFVASGNFSDLTVSDPFTNKGKVTPVFVRFSTVIHSKGSPETLRDPRGFATKFYTEQGNWDLVGNNLPVFFIRDSIKFPDMVHSLKPSPVTNVQDPNRFFDFFSSEPGATNMLTWVYSNLGTPASYRTMDGFGVHAYKWINKQGDVNYVKFQWKSQQGVKSLRPDQVTEMQGKEFNHLTNDLYAEIGRGNYPQWDLYVKVLSPEALSKLDYNGLDATKVWLNVPDQKVGTMTLNRLPENFFLDTEQAAFAPSNLIPGIEPSEDRLLQGRLFAYADTQLYRLGANLFQLPVNRPLAPVSSHNQNGLSNNASLSHGAVNYEPSRKLELAEDAQFKAVETKLVGTVQQKAISNPRNFYQAGVQYRSMSEQDKSDLITNLAGDLNKVMDKEVKEIMVSYFYRADKEYGTRLAKATDTSISQVKKRSQVND; encoded by the coding sequence ATGCAGATGTCAAAAAGCTTTTTATTAATTACAGTTGGCTTAGCCAGCACATCTCTACAGGCTCAAACCCTGACCAGAGACAACGGTGCACCAGTAGGTGATAACCAAAACTCCATAACAGCAGGTGAGAATGGCAGTGTATTACTGCAAGACGTCCATCTGATCCAAAAATTGCAGCGTTTTGCCAGAGAACGTATTCCTGAGCGTGTTGTTCATGCTCGTGGTACGGGCGCACATGGTGAATTCGTCGCTTCTGGTAATTTTAGTGATTTAACGGTTTCCGACCCTTTTACTAATAAAGGTAAGGTGACTCCTGTTTTCGTTCGTTTTTCGACCGTTATTCACTCAAAAGGATCACCAGAAACACTTCGTGACCCACGTGGTTTTGCCACCAAATTTTATACTGAACAGGGTAACTGGGATCTGGTAGGGAATAATCTGCCTGTGTTCTTTATTCGTGATTCGATTAAGTTTCCGGATATGGTGCACTCTTTAAAACCGTCTCCAGTCACCAACGTTCAGGATCCAAACCGATTCTTCGACTTCTTTAGCAGTGAGCCGGGTGCGACCAACATGTTGACTTGGGTGTACAGTAATTTAGGTACGCCAGCGAGTTATCGCACAATGGATGGCTTTGGGGTTCATGCCTATAAGTGGATCAATAAGCAAGGCGACGTGAACTATGTGAAGTTCCAATGGAAGAGTCAGCAAGGTGTTAAAAGCCTTCGCCCTGATCAAGTCACTGAGATGCAAGGTAAAGAGTTCAACCATCTTACCAATGACCTTTATGCTGAAATTGGCCGAGGTAATTACCCTCAATGGGATCTTTACGTGAAGGTATTGTCTCCTGAAGCATTGAGCAAACTTGACTATAACGGACTCGATGCAACCAAAGTATGGCTGAATGTGCCAGATCAAAAAGTCGGCACTATGACGCTGAATCGTCTACCAGAAAATTTCTTTTTAGACACCGAACAGGCGGCATTTGCGCCTTCGAATCTAATTCCTGGCATCGAGCCATCGGAAGACCGTTTGCTGCAAGGTCGCTTGTTTGCTTACGCCGATACACAGCTTTATCGCTTGGGCGCTAACCTGTTCCAACTACCCGTTAACCGACCGTTAGCGCCAGTGAGCAGCCATAACCAAAATGGTTTGAGTAATAATGCATCACTAAGCCATGGTGCTGTTAACTATGAGCCAAGCCGAAAGCTAGAGTTGGCAGAAGATGCTCAATTCAAAGCCGTAGAAACCAAACTTGTTGGTACGGTGCAACAAAAAGCGATCAGTAATCCACGAAACTTCTATCAAGCGGGTGTGCAGTACCGCAGCATGAGTGAACAAGATAAAAGTGATTTGATTACAAACTTAGCAGGTGACCTAAATAAGGTTATGGATAAAGAAGTTAAGGAAATCATGGTGAGCTACTTCTATCGTGCAGATAAAGAGTATGGAACGCGTTTGGCTAAAGCAACTGACACCAGTATCTCACAAGTCAAAAAACGCTCCCAAGTGAACGACTAG
- a CDS encoding sugar porter family MFS transporter: MILSENNKKMFFLTFICAAATIGGFLFGMDTIVIGGTITQITQQFELSTLQQGWYVSSALVGCLFGSIIAGPIADYAGRKKPLMLGALLAIVSVLGCMYADSFNLLIWARIIGGFGIGIATVVCPMYIAEVAPARHRGKLSNLFQVAIVIGLTCSVITNTLIVNYSQAAVVTGHYLDHFFIIENWRGMFSVEFLPAVIFLGLVAFFPESPRWLISKAREKEAANILRKFLTKGEAEEAIIECRQVIRSEKAGSYKQLVKNPVMRFGLMTGVLLAIWSEWSGVTVVMYYGPVMLEEIMGNQGSALGGFGWICLVSVIFTSLSMVFIDKVGRRKMLITSALGCFTCLIGLAIFFDRPDTPPMLIVGLMAFFVAFTALGLGPLKFTISAEILPTSVRGRAVSITTAAIWIQGVILNSFTPAFRESFGTSALFIMFAIILLGQVWFAIKILPETANRSLESIEKELKQRFDIKEVEGKELQPKQV; encoded by the coding sequence ATGATTCTTAGCGAAAACAATAAGAAGATGTTCTTTTTAACATTCATTTGCGCTGCGGCAACGATTGGTGGGTTCCTATTTGGAATGGACACCATTGTTATTGGCGGCACGATCACGCAAATCACACAACAGTTCGAATTATCGACCTTACAACAAGGCTGGTATGTATCATCAGCGCTTGTGGGTTGCTTATTTGGTAGCATAATCGCAGGTCCTATTGCTGACTATGCTGGGCGTAAAAAACCTCTGATGCTAGGTGCTTTACTAGCTATCGTATCGGTGCTTGGCTGTATGTACGCAGACTCATTCAACTTACTGATCTGGGCACGTATCATTGGTGGCTTTGGCATCGGTATCGCGACCGTGGTTTGCCCTATGTACATTGCAGAAGTAGCTCCAGCAAGGCATAGAGGAAAACTCAGTAATCTGTTTCAAGTTGCTATTGTGATCGGTTTAACTTGCTCAGTGATCACCAACACATTGATTGTTAACTACAGCCAGGCTGCCGTTGTTACGGGTCATTACCTTGACCATTTCTTTATTATTGAAAACTGGCGTGGTATGTTCTCTGTTGAATTTTTGCCTGCAGTTATTTTCCTTGGTTTGGTAGCATTTTTTCCGGAATCTCCTCGTTGGTTGATATCTAAAGCTAGAGAAAAAGAAGCGGCTAACATTCTGAGAAAGTTTTTAACCAAGGGTGAAGCAGAAGAAGCGATTATTGAATGTCGTCAGGTAATTCGCTCAGAGAAAGCAGGATCATATAAACAATTAGTCAAAAATCCAGTGATGCGTTTCGGCTTGATGACGGGTGTATTACTAGCAATATGGTCAGAGTGGTCTGGCGTAACTGTTGTGATGTACTACGGCCCTGTAATGCTAGAAGAGATAATGGGCAACCAAGGTTCTGCACTGGGAGGTTTTGGTTGGATCTGCTTAGTAAGCGTTATTTTTACCTCTTTATCAATGGTATTCATCGATAAAGTGGGTCGCAGAAAAATGCTAATAACCTCTGCACTTGGTTGTTTCACTTGCTTGATTGGTTTGGCAATATTCTTCGACAGACCTGATACTCCACCTATGTTGATAGTTGGCTTAATGGCGTTCTTTGTTGCTTTCACAGCACTAGGTTTAGGTCCTCTGAAATTCACGATTTCAGCTGAGATTTTACCAACTTCAGTCCGTGGCCGCGCGGTCTCAATAACAACGGCAGCAATCTGGATTCAAGGTGTTATCTTGAACTCATTTACACCAGCTTTTAGAGAATCATTTGGAACATCGGCACTGTTCATCATGTTCGCGATTATCCTGCTTGGCCAAGTTTGGTTTGCCATCAAAATCCTTCCTGAAACAGCAAATCGCAGTTTAGAAAGCATCGAGAAAGAGTTAAAGCAACGATTTGATATAAAAGAGGTCGAAGGTAAAGAACTTCAACCAAAGCAAGTATAA
- a CDS encoding PfkB family carbohydrate kinase, producing the protein MGNCVFIGRSTIDLMSFVEVMPEPDQKVNAIADFIGGGGSALNAAIACNALGSDVHLWTCLGKEHLYKSIVTAELNEHEISVVDLSLDDEYQLPLSNIISAKQTASRLIVNASQPDCEKVMSLDPKWLDNAKLVLLDQYEHPFVSANVQALAEFTGDIVLDAGTWKSHSEQFLSLCTIPIVSEEFTNGDKDKMQALCDQHGIKKWAMTLGDKGVFYSDESGSGLIPAPKVDAIDTLGAGDIFHGAFCHYYLESQDFRDSLKKASHIAALSCTELGTRSWLKHIR; encoded by the coding sequence ATGGGAAATTGTGTATTTATAGGCAGAAGCACGATTGATTTGATGAGCTTTGTTGAAGTGATGCCTGAACCTGATCAAAAGGTGAATGCAATTGCTGATTTTATTGGTGGTGGTGGGTCTGCACTCAATGCTGCCATTGCATGCAACGCATTAGGCTCTGATGTACACCTTTGGACATGTTTAGGTAAAGAGCACCTCTATAAATCGATAGTGACAGCAGAGCTTAATGAACACGAAATTTCGGTTGTGGATTTAAGTTTAGACGATGAATACCAGCTACCACTATCGAACATTATCTCTGCAAAGCAAACGGCATCTAGGCTCATCGTCAACGCTAGTCAGCCCGATTGCGAAAAGGTGATGAGTTTAGACCCGAAATGGCTAGATAATGCAAAGCTCGTATTACTTGATCAATATGAGCATCCGTTTGTTAGCGCAAACGTACAAGCTTTGGCTGAGTTTACTGGGGATATTGTGTTAGACGCTGGTACTTGGAAATCGCACAGCGAACAGTTTTTATCTCTCTGTACTATTCCTATTGTTTCAGAGGAATTCACCAATGGTGACAAAGATAAAATGCAGGCACTTTGCGACCAACACGGGATCAAAAAGTGGGCAATGACGCTGGGCGACAAAGGTGTTTTTTATAGTGATGAGTCCGGTAGCGGGTTAATCCCAGCACCTAAAGTGGATGCTATCGATACGCTAGGTGCTGGAGATATTTTCCATGGGGCTTTTTGCCATTACTACTTGGAGAGTCAAGATTTCCGTGACTCTCTGAAGAAAGCCAGTCACATAGCGGCATTATCATGTACCGAATTAGGAACCAGATCATGGCTAAAACACATTCGTTAA
- the fba gene encoding class II fructose-bisphosphate aldolase (catalyzes the reversible aldol condensation of dihydroxyacetonephosphate and glyceraldehyde 3-phosphate in the Calvin cycle, glycolysis, and/or gluconeogenesis): MAIVTLRQLLDHAAENGYAVPAFNISNMEQGLAIVRAAAKCNSGVILQASINARKSYAGDVMLYKMVCALAEMFPKTPIVLHQDHGNSEETCLSAIRHGFTSVMMDGSLERDASTPSSYDYNVDITSRIAQSAHWVGASVEGELGCIGSLETGEAEAEDGVGAVGILEKSQLLTDPDQAVDFVKRTKVDALAIACGTSHGAYKFTRKPDGDILAMNVIEEIHSKLPTTHLVMHGASSVPQYLQDMINENGGEMPQTYGVPIEEIERGIKHGVRKVNIDTDCRMAMSGRFRELAMKNPQEFDPRKFLLAGMDELTKLCLNRFERFGCAGHGDKITPISMDDMAARYASGEL; the protein is encoded by the coding sequence ATGGCTATCGTTACACTAAGACAATTACTGGATCACGCAGCAGAAAATGGTTACGCAGTTCCAGCATTCAACATCAGCAATATGGAGCAAGGGCTTGCTATTGTTCGCGCTGCAGCAAAATGTAATTCAGGTGTCATTCTGCAGGCGAGCATCAATGCTCGTAAAAGCTACGCTGGTGACGTGATGCTTTATAAGATGGTTTGCGCTCTCGCTGAAATGTTCCCGAAAACACCAATCGTTCTTCACCAAGATCATGGCAATAGCGAAGAAACATGCTTGTCAGCAATTCGCCACGGTTTTACATCGGTAATGATGGATGGCTCATTGGAGCGTGATGCTTCAACACCAAGCAGCTACGATTACAATGTAGATATTACTTCTCGTATCGCTCAATCTGCGCACTGGGTAGGTGCTTCAGTTGAAGGTGAGTTGGGTTGTATTGGCTCTTTAGAAACTGGTGAAGCTGAAGCTGAAGATGGCGTTGGTGCTGTTGGTATCCTTGAAAAGAGCCAATTGCTAACAGACCCGGATCAAGCCGTTGATTTTGTGAAAAGAACAAAGGTTGACGCACTAGCTATCGCTTGTGGTACAAGCCATGGTGCTTACAAGTTCACTCGCAAACCGGATGGCGATATCTTAGCGATGAACGTTATCGAAGAAATTCACTCGAAGCTCCCAACGACTCACCTAGTTATGCATGGTGCCTCATCGGTTCCTCAATACCTTCAAGATATGATCAATGAGAATGGCGGTGAAATGCCTCAAACATATGGTGTGCCAATCGAAGAAATTGAGCGCGGTATCAAACATGGTGTTCGTAAGGTAAATATCGATACTGATTGTCGTATGGCGATGTCTGGTCGCTTTCGTGAACTCGCGATGAAAAATCCGCAAGAGTTTGACCCACGTAAGTTCCTGTTAGCTGGAATGGACGAATTAACGAAGCTTTGTTTAAACCGATTTGAACGATTTGGTTGTGCTGGTCACGGTGACAAGATTACACCAATTTCTATGGATGATATGGCTGCACGCTACGCTAGCGGTGAGCTGTAA
- a CDS encoding glycoside hydrolase family 32 protein, protein MVFDKKKHQAIIDQVEEYIAEHKDTVKEHHWREHYHYQAPVGWINDPHGLIQYQGKYHLFYQHHPFTGKWGTMHWGHAVSEDLIHWETLPEALAPSEEYDGWDGGGIFTGSAVNNDGVMTLFYTGCAQARQVQCMATSTDGVNFDKYDGNPILSDPPEGINLHDFRDPKVWKHEGSWYMVTGVTDGVSDLINPSNYETNGFGKVCLHKSDNLTDWEFIGYCVESMGELGTMLECPNIFKLGDKHVLMYSPMGMQQRQVVYLVGDLDYRTGKFHWSTMGSLDWGFDYYAPQVFDDENGRTLIQAWIGSWPFMPWCDGTYDTSELGWYGSITLAREVSLCHDGKLKFMPVQEVEKLRHSPKRHTELQLNDGEKFTFEAGDNVHCEIIADIDLAASDCDSVVFEIRSKGEQKTLIELDLKKGELAFDRTQSGSRSALRRTCPLECASKDRANIRIFMDSISVEIFTDGGRTVMTNNIFSDEDSTGLYVYAKNGNARIETLKTFGMKSVAE, encoded by the coding sequence GTGGTATTCGATAAGAAGAAGCATCAGGCAATTATTGATCAAGTTGAAGAATACATCGCTGAACATAAAGATACGGTTAAGGAGCACCATTGGCGTGAACATTACCATTACCAAGCACCGGTAGGCTGGATTAATGACCCGCATGGACTGATTCAATATCAGGGTAAATATCACCTTTTCTATCAACACCATCCTTTCACTGGCAAGTGGGGAACCATGCACTGGGGGCATGCAGTCAGCGAAGATCTCATTCACTGGGAAACACTACCAGAAGCTTTAGCGCCAAGCGAAGAATATGACGGCTGGGATGGCGGAGGTATCTTCACGGGTAGTGCTGTGAATAACGATGGTGTGATGACTCTTTTCTATACGGGATGTGCGCAAGCTCGCCAAGTTCAATGTATGGCAACGTCGACTGATGGCGTAAACTTTGACAAATATGACGGGAACCCAATCTTATCCGATCCACCAGAGGGAATTAACCTACATGACTTCCGCGATCCAAAGGTTTGGAAGCATGAAGGCTCATGGTACATGGTGACCGGTGTAACAGATGGCGTGAGCGATCTAATTAACCCATCAAACTACGAGACCAATGGATTCGGTAAAGTCTGCCTTCACAAATCAGACAATTTAACCGATTGGGAATTCATAGGTTATTGTGTAGAGAGTATGGGCGAACTCGGGACAATGCTTGAGTGCCCAAATATCTTCAAATTGGGTGACAAACACGTCCTTATGTATTCACCTATGGGTATGCAGCAACGTCAAGTAGTTTACCTTGTTGGTGACCTTGATTACCGAACCGGTAAGTTCCATTGGTCTACGATGGGCTCTCTAGATTGGGGATTCGACTACTACGCACCACAAGTGTTCGATGATGAAAATGGGCGTACCCTAATCCAAGCATGGATTGGTTCATGGCCATTCATGCCATGGTGTGATGGCACTTACGATACCAGTGAACTGGGTTGGTACGGTAGTATCACTTTGGCCCGAGAGGTCTCTTTATGTCACGATGGGAAACTGAAGTTCATGCCTGTGCAAGAAGTTGAAAAATTGCGCCATTCTCCAAAAAGACATACAGAGCTCCAGTTAAACGATGGTGAAAAATTCACATTTGAAGCTGGTGATAATGTTCACTGTGAAATCATTGCGGACATTGACCTAGCTGCTAGCGATTGTGACAGCGTTGTATTTGAAATTCGCAGTAAAGGTGAGCAGAAAACACTGATTGAGTTGGATCTAAAGAAAGGCGAACTGGCTTTTGATCGTACTCAATCGGGCAGTCGTTCAGCCTTACGTAGAACATGTCCACTAGAGTGTGCGAGTAAAGATCGAGCAAACATCCGTATCTTTATGGACAGTATTTCTGTTGAAATCTTTACCGATGGTGGCCGTACTGTGATGACCAATAACATCTTCTCTGATGAAGACAGTACAGGTCTCTATGTATACGCTAAGAACGGTAATGCAAGAATTGAGACACTAAAAACATTCGGTATGAAAAGTGTTGCTGAGTAA